From a region of the Thermomonas sp. HDW16 genome:
- a CDS encoding type II toxin-antitoxin system death-on-curing family toxin, with amino-acid sequence MIVWIDRTLALAIHERQLAEHGGSSGVRDEGLLESALAKPQQLHAYGDPPPDIAALAASLAFGLARNHPFVDGNKRTAHVAYRVFLALNDVELDASGEEKYLHMLSLADGSLTETEFADWLRPRVRVQAKHKVNEGKARYRR; translated from the coding sequence ATGATCGTCTGGATCGACCGCACGTTGGCGCTGGCCATCCACGAACGACAACTGGCCGAACACGGCGGCAGCAGCGGCGTGCGCGATGAAGGCTTGCTGGAATCTGCATTGGCGAAGCCGCAGCAGTTGCATGCCTATGGCGACCCGCCGCCGGACATCGCGGCACTCGCAGCCAGCCTGGCCTTCGGCTTGGCCCGCAATCATCCTTTCGTAGACGGCAACAAGCGCACCGCACACGTCGCCTATCGCGTGTTCCTTGCACTCAACGATGTCGAACTCGATGCCAGCGGCGAAGAAAAATACCTGCACATGCTGTCACTCGCCGATGGCAGCCTGACCGAAACCGAATTCGCCGATTGGTTGCGCCCGCGCGTGCGCGTGCAGGCGAAGCACAAGGTCAATGAGGGCAAGGCGCGGTATCGGCGGTAG
- a CDS encoding AbrB/MazE/SpoVT family DNA-binding domain-containing protein has translation MKLKVTAIGNSAGVILPKELLARLRVEKGDELYAVETPDGLRLTTYDPEFAAQMEVAEQIMREDRDVLRKLAQ, from the coding sequence ATGAAGCTGAAAGTCACCGCCATCGGCAATTCCGCCGGCGTCATCCTGCCCAAGGAATTGCTGGCCCGCCTGCGCGTGGAGAAAGGCGACGAGCTGTACGCGGTGGAAACCCCGGACGGCCTGCGGCTCACCACGTATGACCCGGAATTCGCCGCGCAGATGGAAGTGGCGGAGCAGATCATGCGCGAGGATCGCGACGTGCTGCGCAAGCTGGCGCAATGA
- the ygiD gene encoding 4,5-DOPA dioxygenase extradiol: MSTSLMPAAFLGHGSPMNAIERNRYTEAWRAFGASVPRPRAILAVSAHWYVNGLAVTAMPRPRTIHDFYGFPQALFDVQYPAPGLPELAEEVADAVSPDRVGADLDGWGIDHGTWGVLVHAFPEAAIPVVQLSIDARKPLDWHLQLGAKLAALRERGVLIVGSGNVVHNLRAMDRQQPDGGFDWAHRFDDAARELMTARPHEIATLASHRDYKLAVPTDEHFLPLLYIAGLASAAGKPTKALVDGYAYGSLSMTSYTLEAHCPQSTDDAGGAGPLDTSFPPEDANI; this comes from the coding sequence ATGAGCACATCCCTGATGCCCGCCGCCTTCCTCGGCCACGGCAGCCCGATGAACGCCATCGAGCGCAACCGCTACACCGAGGCCTGGCGCGCGTTCGGCGCGTCGGTGCCGCGCCCGCGGGCGATCCTGGCGGTGTCCGCGCATTGGTACGTCAATGGCCTGGCGGTCACCGCGATGCCGCGCCCGCGCACCATCCACGATTTCTACGGCTTCCCGCAGGCCTTGTTCGATGTGCAGTACCCGGCACCGGGGCTGCCCGAGCTCGCGGAAGAAGTGGCGGATGCGGTCTCGCCGGATCGTGTCGGCGCGGATCTGGACGGCTGGGGCATCGACCACGGCACCTGGGGCGTGCTGGTGCACGCCTTCCCCGAAGCCGCCATCCCGGTGGTGCAGTTGTCGATCGATGCGCGCAAGCCGCTTGACTGGCATCTGCAGCTGGGCGCGAAACTGGCGGCGCTGCGCGAACGCGGCGTGCTGATCGTGGGCAGCGGCAACGTGGTGCACAACCTGCGCGCGATGGATCGGCAGCAGCCGGATGGCGGATTCGATTGGGCGCATCGCTTCGATGACGCCGCGCGCGAATTGATGACCGCGCGCCCGCACGAGATCGCCACGCTGGCCTCGCATCGCGACTACAAGCTTGCCGTGCCCACCGACGAACATTTCCTGCCGCTGCTCTACATCGCCGGACTGGCGTCTGCCGCAGGCAAGCCGACCAAGGCATTGGTCGATGGCTATGCCTACGGCTCGCTGTCGATGACGTCCTATACGTTGGAGGCGCATTGCCCGCAGTCCACCGACGATGCCGGTGGCGCGGGACCGTTGGACACCAGCTTCCCGCCGGAAGACGCGAACATCTGA
- a CDS encoding FtsX-like permease family protein, with the protein MTLAGTMRMAARQAWQGWRNGEFGVLLAALFVAVLALAGVGSIAQRTTDALAEQSRRLVGGDAAFSSDDGTIDTAVTDAQRLNLRLYRSVELASMVGSREAAPQLGTLKALADDAPLLGPYTVRTSQGVQRLPRPAAGTLWLSESGAQRMRTSLGGMVEVGGRPLQLAGIVVEEPDRPLNGVELGPRVILPLAEVEAGGLLGPGARATWRVAVSGAPTAIAQWVKAREADRSPGARVETGDDLSPQLRNALDRAQRFLSISLVLTAALAAVAIGMAARQHAERHRQIAATFRALGAGQRDIVGLYVGTLAILGGIAIIAALAAAAVLQQIAGAWIAKELGAALPPAKLLPLLQGALVGFWILLTFALPPLLALRRVSALAVLRSDLRTPSPSALVLFALAMLGLLALFWQAAGNAQAAGILLGGLLATTVVLGIAGWALAALVARAGRGGSGITCYALLNLSRRRRLTVAQVVALGTSLMALLLLLLVRTDVWEQWQATVRGDAPNRFVINVQPEQRQAFDAVLDRLDYASVGLSPLIRARYVGPSAQERGRPAPQGRGERLADREFNLSSAAALPAGNTLKAGKFWNAATARNEFSVETEFAEQLRWQLGDKVAFDVAGQRIEGTITSLRDVRWESFTPNFFVLASPDIARDLPATYITAVRVPRGDTALASELARAVPNANVIDIDAITGEIQRIGDQAALVIQVVFWFAFLSGCLVFVAAVAATRRERITELGVLRTLGASSAQLRNAQLVEFGAIGAIAGSIAALAAAGIGTLFAQRVLDLPPTWSWSTLAIGALVGTVAAMLAGWLSMRGHLHATVRETLGAAG; encoded by the coding sequence ATGACGCTTGCCGGCACCATGCGGATGGCCGCACGCCAGGCTTGGCAGGGCTGGCGCAATGGCGAGTTCGGCGTACTGCTGGCCGCATTGTTCGTCGCCGTGCTGGCGCTGGCCGGCGTGGGCAGCATCGCCCAACGCACCACCGATGCGCTGGCCGAACAAAGCCGCCGCTTGGTCGGCGGCGATGCCGCGTTCAGCAGCGACGATGGCACCATCGATACCGCCGTCACCGACGCGCAACGCCTGAACCTGCGCCTCTATCGCAGCGTGGAACTGGCCAGCATGGTCGGCTCGCGCGAAGCCGCACCGCAGCTCGGCACGCTGAAAGCGCTGGCCGATGACGCACCCCTGCTCGGCCCGTACACGGTGCGCACCTCGCAAGGCGTGCAGCGCCTGCCGCGCCCTGCAGCAGGCACCCTGTGGCTGAGCGAATCCGGTGCACAGCGCATGCGTACCTCGCTGGGCGGCATGGTCGAAGTCGGCGGTCGCCCGCTGCAGCTGGCGGGCATCGTGGTCGAGGAGCCCGACCGTCCCCTCAATGGCGTCGAACTCGGTCCGCGCGTGATCCTGCCCTTGGCCGAGGTCGAAGCCGGCGGCCTGCTCGGCCCCGGCGCGCGCGCGACCTGGCGGGTGGCAGTGAGCGGCGCACCGACCGCGATTGCGCAATGGGTGAAAGCGCGCGAAGCCGACCGCAGCCCCGGCGCACGGGTGGAAACCGGCGACGACCTCAGCCCGCAATTGCGCAACGCGCTGGATCGGGCGCAACGCTTTCTATCGATCTCGCTGGTGCTGACCGCCGCATTGGCCGCCGTCGCCATCGGCATGGCCGCGCGCCAGCATGCGGAGCGGCATCGGCAGATCGCGGCCACGTTCCGCGCGCTCGGTGCGGGCCAGCGCGACATCGTCGGTTTGTACGTCGGCACGCTCGCCATTCTTGGCGGCATCGCCATCATCGCCGCGCTGGCCGCTGCCGCGGTGCTGCAGCAGATCGCCGGTGCGTGGATCGCGAAAGAACTCGGCGCAGCATTACCTCCCGCAAAATTGCTGCCACTACTGCAAGGTGCACTGGTCGGTTTCTGGATCCTGCTCACCTTCGCATTGCCGCCGCTGCTGGCATTGCGTCGGGTGAGTGCGTTGGCGGTGTTGCGCAGCGACCTGCGTACACCTTCGCCGTCCGCGCTCGTGTTGTTCGCGTTGGCGATGCTCGGCCTGCTTGCGCTGTTCTGGCAGGCCGCCGGCAATGCGCAGGCGGCGGGCATCCTGCTGGGCGGTTTGCTGGCAACGACCGTGGTGCTCGGTATCGCCGGCTGGGCGTTGGCGGCATTGGTCGCACGCGCCGGACGCGGCGGCAGCGGCATCACCTGTTATGCGTTGCTGAATCTTTCGCGACGCCGCCGCCTCACCGTCGCGCAGGTGGTGGCACTCGGCACCAGCCTGATGGCGCTGCTGCTGTTGCTGCTGGTGCGCACCGATGTGTGGGAGCAGTGGCAGGCGACCGTGCGCGGTGACGCGCCGAACCGCTTCGTCATCAACGTGCAGCCGGAACAACGGCAGGCGTTCGATGCAGTGCTGGATCGGCTCGATTACGCATCGGTCGGGTTGTCGCCGCTGATTCGCGCGCGCTACGTTGGCCCCAGCGCGCAGGAACGTGGACGTCCCGCACCGCAGGGCCGCGGCGAACGCCTGGCCGACCGCGAATTCAATCTCTCCAGCGCCGCTGCGCTGCCGGCAGGCAACACGCTGAAAGCCGGCAAGTTCTGGAACGCGGCGACGGCACGCAATGAGTTCTCGGTGGAAACCGAATTCGCCGAACAGTTGCGCTGGCAGCTGGGCGACAAGGTCGCCTTCGATGTCGCTGGCCAGCGCATCGAAGGCACCATCACCAGCCTGCGCGATGTGCGTTGGGAAAGCTTCACGCCCAACTTCTTCGTGCTGGCCTCGCCCGACATCGCGCGCGACCTGCCCGCGACCTACATCACCGCGGTGCGCGTGCCGCGTGGCGATACCGCATTGGCCAGCGAACTCGCGCGCGCGGTGCCGAATGCCAACGTGATCGACATCGACGCCATCACCGGCGAGATCCAGCGCATCGGCGACCAGGCCGCACTGGTGATCCAGGTGGTGTTCTGGTTCGCCTTCCTGTCCGGCTGCCTGGTGTTCGTGGCCGCCGTGGCGGCAACGCGGCGCGAACGCATCACCGAGCTCGGCGTGTTGCGCACGCTGGGGGCGAGCAGCGCGCAATTGCGCAATGCGCAGCTGGTGGAATTCGGCGCGATCGGCGCGATCGCCGGCAGCATCGCCGCACTCGCGGCTGCCGGCATCGGCACCCTGTTCGCGCAGCGCGTGCTGGATCTGCCGCCCACGTGGAGCTGGAGCACGCTGGCCATCGGCGCGCTGGTCGGCACCGTGGCGGCGATGCTGGCCGGCTGGTTGAGCATGCGCGGCCACCTGCACGCCACCGTGCGCGAGACGCTGGGCGCGGCGGGCTGA
- a CDS encoding ABC transporter ATP-binding protein: MEQTPSTHARTAAIDPAPSSKSAANASTPARGSLRTHGVGKTVALPDSQLTILDGITLDIAAGERVAIVGESGSGKTTLLSLLAGLDVPSRGDVWLDGVPIQDADEDERAALRAQAVGFVFQNFQLMPAMSALDNVALPLELRGQNGAQAARELLQKVGLGERLHHLPRQLSGGEQQRVAIARAFVARPRILFADEPTGNLDRKTGLSIEDLLFDMDSARNTTVVVVTHDERLAARCDRQLRLDAGRLLA; encoded by the coding sequence ATGGAACAGACCCCCAGCACCCACGCCCGCACTGCCGCCATCGACCCGGCTCCGTCTTCGAAATCTGCTGCAAACGCTAGCACGCCCGCACGCGGCAGCTTGCGAACGCACGGTGTCGGCAAGACCGTCGCGTTGCCGGACAGTCAGCTGACCATCCTCGACGGCATCACCCTGGACATCGCGGCCGGCGAGCGCGTCGCCATCGTCGGCGAGTCCGGCTCCGGCAAGACCACCCTGCTCTCGCTGCTGGCGGGGCTGGACGTGCCCAGCCGTGGCGACGTCTGGCTGGATGGCGTACCGATCCAGGATGCCGATGAAGACGAACGCGCCGCGTTGCGTGCGCAGGCGGTGGGCTTCGTGTTCCAGAACTTCCAGCTGATGCCGGCGATGAGCGCGCTGGACAACGTGGCGCTGCCGCTGGAACTGCGCGGCCAGAACGGCGCGCAGGCTGCGCGCGAACTGCTGCAGAAGGTCGGCCTGGGCGAGCGCCTGCATCACCTGCCGCGCCAGTTGTCCGGCGGTGAACAACAACGCGTGGCGATTGCACGCGCCTTCGTCGCGCGGCCGCGCATCCTGTTCGCCGACGAACCCACCGGCAACCTCGACCGCAAGACTGGCCTGTCCATCGAAGACCTGCTGTTCGACATGGACAGCGCGCGAAACACCACCGTCGTGGTGGTCACCCACGACGAACGGCTGGCCGCACGTTGCGACCGCCAGCTGCGGCTGGATGCCGGGCGCCTGCTCGCATGA
- a CDS encoding arylesterase, whose protein sequence is MLLILAAPDAFARELKVLVMGDSLSAAYGLRTEQGWVALADAKSTRYAFHNASISGETTAGGRSRIAAELKRVQPDIVVIELGANDGLRGLPLQQMGSNLGWMIGASKAAGARVLLVGMQLPPNFGRYATDFQRSYGLISERLGTGLVPHFLAPLGTQRSWFQSDNLHPTAEAQPLLVDEMLKALDAVTAR, encoded by the coding sequence ATGCTGCTGATCCTAGCGGCGCCGGATGCGTTTGCGCGAGAGCTGAAGGTCCTGGTGATGGGCGATTCATTGTCCGCCGCCTACGGCCTGCGTACGGAGCAGGGCTGGGTGGCGTTGGCCGATGCCAAATCCACGCGTTACGCCTTCCACAACGCCAGCATTTCCGGCGAAACCACAGCCGGCGGGCGCAGCCGGATCGCGGCCGAACTCAAGCGGGTGCAGCCGGATATCGTGGTCATCGAATTGGGCGCCAACGATGGCCTGCGCGGGCTGCCGTTGCAGCAGATGGGTAGCAACCTGGGCTGGATGATCGGGGCATCGAAAGCGGCCGGCGCGCGGGTATTGCTGGTGGGCATGCAGCTGCCGCCGAATTTCGGCCGTTATGCCACCGATTTCCAGCGCAGCTACGGTTTGATCAGCGAGCGGTTAGGCACCGGCCTGGTGCCGCATTTCCTCGCCCCTCTGGGTACGCAGCGCAGTTGGTTCCAGAGCGACAACCTGCATCCCACCGCCGAAGCACAGCCGCTGTTGGTGGATGAAATGCTGAAGGCGCTGGACGCGGTGACTGCGCGCTGA
- the purD gene encoding phosphoribosylamine--glycine ligase — protein sequence MKVLVIGSGGREHALAWKLAQSPRVTEVLVAPGNAGTATEAKCRNVAIKATDIDGLLQLAQDEGIALTVVGPEQPLVAGVVDAFRAAGHRIFGPTAKAAQLEGSKAYAKDFLQRHGIPTAFYAVHTDVDAALAYIRDKGAPIVVKADGLAAGKGVIVAMTLDEAEAAVRDMLSGNAFGDAGARVVIEEFLDGEEASFISMVDGRTALPMATSQDHKRVGDGDTGPNTGGMGAYSPAPVVTPEVHARVMRDVVNPTVQGMIKDGIPFTGFLYAGLMIDASGAPKVIEFNVRFGDPETQPVMLRLESDLVELVEAAIDEKLHNTEAQWTPQPSLGVVLASKPYPETPIIGDVISGFDAVPANAKVFHAGTALDDAGDIIATGGRVLCVAALGDSVADAQRNAYAGVDAIHWANEFHRNDIGWRAIARERGEA from the coding sequence ATGAAAGTATTGGTGATCGGTTCCGGCGGTCGTGAACACGCATTAGCGTGGAAGCTGGCGCAATCGCCGCGGGTGACCGAAGTGCTGGTGGCACCGGGCAATGCCGGCACCGCGACCGAAGCCAAATGCCGCAACGTGGCGATCAAGGCCACCGACATCGACGGCCTGCTGCAACTCGCGCAGGACGAGGGCATCGCGCTGACCGTGGTCGGCCCCGAGCAACCGCTGGTCGCGGGCGTCGTGGATGCGTTCCGCGCCGCCGGTCACCGCATCTTCGGACCCACCGCCAAGGCCGCGCAGCTGGAAGGCAGCAAGGCGTATGCGAAAGACTTCCTGCAGCGCCACGGCATTCCCACTGCGTTCTATGCGGTGCATACCGATGTCGATGCCGCGCTTGCCTACATCCGCGACAAGGGCGCGCCCATCGTGGTGAAAGCCGACGGCCTGGCCGCCGGTAAGGGCGTGATCGTGGCGATGACGCTGGACGAGGCCGAAGCCGCCGTGCGCGACATGCTCAGCGGCAATGCGTTCGGCGATGCCGGCGCGCGCGTGGTCATCGAAGAGTTCCTGGATGGCGAAGAGGCCAGCTTCATTTCGATGGTCGATGGCCGCACCGCACTGCCGATGGCGACCTCGCAAGACCACAAGCGCGTTGGCGATGGCGATACCGGCCCGAACACCGGCGGCATGGGCGCGTATTCGCCGGCACCGGTGGTCACGCCGGAGGTGCATGCGCGGGTCATGCGCGACGTAGTAAACCCGACCGTGCAAGGCATGATCAAAGACGGCATTCCGTTCACCGGCTTCCTCTACGCCGGGCTGATGATCGATGCCAGCGGCGCGCCCAAGGTGATCGAATTCAACGTGCGCTTCGGCGATCCGGAAACCCAGCCGGTGATGCTGCGATTGGAATCGGATCTGGTGGAACTGGTCGAAGCCGCCATCGACGAAAAGCTGCACAACACCGAAGCGCAGTGGACGCCGCAGCCATCACTGGGCGTGGTGCTGGCATCGAAACCGTATCCGGAAACCCCGATCATCGGCGACGTGATTTCAGGCTTCGATGCAGTGCCCGCGAATGCCAAGGTGTTCCATGCGGGTACCGCACTGGACGATGCCGGCGACATCATCGCCACTGGCGGCCGCGTGCTGTGCGTAGCCGCGCTGGGCGACAGCGTGGCCGATGCGCAGCGCAATGCGTATGCCGGCGTCGATGCCATTCATTGGGCCAACGAATTCCATCGCAACGACATCGGCTGGCGCGCGATCGCGCGCGAGCGCGGCGAGGCTTGA
- a CDS encoding GNAT family N-acetyltransferase produces MADVILRDAAAADFERILALNDAEVAQTSAMDHARLQALANLACRFRVAEVDGRVLGFLLAMDHTAAYDNDNFRWFATRYPRFVYVDRIVVDAAAAGMGIGGKLYRDLFALTRQHGIDHVVCEYNLEPPNPASQAFHDRFGFVEVGQQHVAGGSKLVSLQMLDLTQEATR; encoded by the coding sequence ATGGCCGACGTGATCCTGCGCGACGCCGCAGCGGCGGACTTCGAGCGCATCCTCGCGCTCAACGATGCCGAGGTCGCGCAGACCAGCGCGATGGATCACGCGCGGTTGCAAGCGTTGGCCAATCTCGCCTGCCGCTTCCGCGTCGCCGAAGTGGATGGCCGTGTACTCGGCTTCCTGTTGGCGATGGATCACACGGCGGCGTACGACAACGACAATTTCCGCTGGTTCGCCACGCGCTACCCGCGCTTCGTCTACGTGGATCGCATCGTGGTCGATGCAGCCGCAGCTGGCATGGGCATCGGCGGCAAGCTGTACCGCGACCTGTTCGCGCTGACGCGCCAGCACGGCATCGACCACGTGGTGTGCGAATACAACCTCGAGCCGCCAAATCCGGCGTCGCAGGCCTTCCACGATCGCTTCGGTTTCGTCGAAGTGGGCCAGCAGCACGTTGCCGGCGGAAGCAAACTGGTCTCGCTGCAGATGCTCGATCTCACACAAGAGGCAACGCGATGA
- the purH gene encoding bifunctional phosphoribosylaminoimidazolecarboxamide formyltransferase/IMP cyclohydrolase, with the protein MTANLFEGPAVAVRRALLSVSDKTGLLDFAKALAAHGVELLSTGGTAKALREAGLTVKDVSDHTGFPEMMDGRVKTLHPKVHGGLLGRAGTDDAVMAEHGIEKIDLLVLNLYPFLKVSMDPSSTFADVIENIDIGGPAMLRSAAKNFARVAVATDPAQYAGIVDELNANNGALSAKTRFALSVAAFNNVAFYDACISNFLSAKQDDGSHAQFSAQANGNFVKVMDLRYGENPHQQAAFYRDLWPAPGSLATFTQLQGKELSYNNIADSDSAWECVRQFDAPACVIVKHANPCGVAVGAGCGDAYEAAYATDPTSAFGGIIAFNTKLDAATAKTILDRQFVEVLIAPDYDDEALAYAKKKANVRVLRIPLAAPSPGFIDTKRVGSGMLMQTADDRVVARDELKVVTKLAPTEAQFSDLLFAWKVAKFVKSNAIVYAKDLHTIGVGAGQMSRVYSARIAGIKAHDANLQVEGSVMASDAFFPFRDGIDAAAEAGIKAVIQPGGSMRDSEVIAAADEHGLAMVFTGVRHFRH; encoded by the coding sequence ATGACCGCCAACCTGTTCGAAGGCCCCGCCGTGGCCGTTCGCCGTGCCCTGTTGTCCGTGTCCGACAAGACCGGCCTGCTCGACTTCGCCAAGGCATTGGCCGCGCATGGCGTGGAACTGCTGTCCACCGGCGGCACGGCCAAGGCGCTGCGCGAGGCGGGCCTGACGGTCAAGGACGTCAGCGACCACACCGGCTTCCCGGAAATGATGGATGGCCGGGTCAAGACCCTGCATCCGAAGGTGCATGGCGGCCTGCTGGGCCGCGCCGGCACCGATGACGCGGTGATGGCGGAGCACGGCATCGAGAAAATCGACCTGCTAGTGCTGAACCTGTATCCGTTCCTGAAAGTGTCGATGGACCCGTCCAGCACGTTCGCGGACGTGATCGAGAACATCGACATCGGCGGCCCGGCGATGCTGCGCAGCGCAGCCAAGAATTTCGCCCGCGTGGCGGTCGCCACCGATCCGGCGCAATACGCCGGTATCGTCGACGAGTTGAATGCGAACAATGGCGCACTGTCGGCGAAGACCCGTTTCGCGCTGTCGGTCGCCGCGTTCAACAACGTCGCCTTCTACGATGCCTGCATCAGCAACTTCCTCTCCGCCAAGCAGGACGACGGCAGCCATGCGCAATTCTCCGCGCAGGCCAACGGCAATTTCGTCAAGGTGATGGACCTGCGCTACGGCGAAAACCCGCACCAGCAGGCCGCGTTCTACCGCGACCTGTGGCCGGCGCCGGGTTCGCTGGCGACGTTCACCCAGCTGCAGGGCAAGGAACTGTCCTACAACAACATCGCCGATAGCGATTCGGCCTGGGAATGCGTGCGCCAGTTCGACGCGCCGGCTTGCGTGATCGTCAAACACGCGAACCCGTGTGGTGTGGCAGTCGGCGCGGGTTGCGGCGATGCCTATGAAGCCGCCTATGCGACCGACCCCACTAGCGCGTTCGGCGGGATCATCGCCTTCAACACGAAGCTCGATGCCGCCACCGCGAAAACTATCCTCGACCGCCAGTTCGTCGAAGTGCTGATCGCACCGGACTACGACGACGAAGCCCTCGCCTACGCGAAGAAGAAGGCCAACGTGCGCGTGCTGCGGATTCCGCTGGCAGCGCCGTCGCCCGGCTTCATCGACACCAAGCGCGTCGGCTCCGGCATGCTGATGCAGACCGCCGATGATCGCGTGGTCGCCCGCGATGAATTGAAGGTCGTGACCAAGCTGGCACCGACCGAGGCGCAATTCAGCGACCTGCTGTTCGCGTGGAAGGTGGCGAAGTTCGTGAAATCCAACGCGATTGTTTACGCGAAAGACCTGCACACCATCGGCGTCGGTGCCGGGCAGATGAGCCGCGTATATTCGGCGCGCATCGCAGGCATCAAGGCGCACGACGCCAACCTGCAGGTCGAAGGCTCGGTGATGGCGTCCGATGCCTTCTTCCCGTTCCGCGACGGCATCGATGCCGCCGCCGAAGCCGGCATCAAGGCAGTGATCCAGCCGGGCGGTTCGATGCGCGACAGCGAAGTCATCGCCGCCGCCGACGAACACGGCCTGGCGATGGTGTTCACCGGCGTGCGCCACTTCCGCCACTGA
- the fis gene encoding DNA-binding transcriptional regulator Fis, with protein MNVSADRQDANRAPLRDHVTNSVRRYLRDLDGCDTDDLYNIALRELEIPLFAEVLKHCDGNQSRAATMLGIHRATLRKKLKDYGLAS; from the coding sequence TTGAACGTTTCCGCCGACCGCCAGGACGCCAACCGCGCGCCGTTGCGCGACCATGTGACGAACTCCGTGCGTCGCTACCTGCGCGACCTGGACGGCTGCGACACCGACGACCTGTACAACATTGCCTTGCGCGAGCTTGAAATCCCGCTGTTCGCTGAAGTGCTGAAGCATTGCGACGGCAACCAGAGCCGCGCCGCGACCATGCTGGGCATCCACCGCGCCACCTTGCGCAAGAAACTCAAGGATTACGGGCTGGCCTCGTAA
- a CDS encoding DUF3426 domain-containing protein → MSRAPSFIREAAPPRSRRGEWIALALLLLVLLAQLFFSQRAQLAADARWRPLVITTCGALGCSVPAWHEPTAFSMLSRDVIAVPGRPGVLRVQASFRNDAAWPQPWPALVLMLSNAEGRQLGARRFQPRDYLGDAPKDALLVPGQATQLAFDIVEPAAGIVAFDFRFE, encoded by the coding sequence GTGAGCCGCGCGCCGAGCTTCATCCGCGAAGCCGCGCCGCCGCGCTCGCGACGCGGCGAATGGATCGCATTGGCATTGCTGTTGCTCGTCTTGCTCGCGCAATTGTTCTTCAGCCAGCGCGCGCAACTCGCGGCGGATGCGCGCTGGCGGCCACTGGTGATCACGACCTGCGGCGCACTTGGCTGCAGCGTGCCCGCATGGCACGAACCCACCGCCTTCAGCATGCTCTCGCGCGACGTGATCGCGGTGCCCGGCCGCCCCGGCGTGCTGCGCGTGCAGGCCAGCTTCCGCAACGACGCCGCCTGGCCGCAGCCGTGGCCGGCACTGGTACTGATGCTGTCGAATGCCGAAGGCCGGCAGTTGGGCGCGCGCCGCTTCCAGCCGCGCGACTACCTGGGCGACGCGCCGAAGGACGCGCTGCTCGTTCCCGGGCAGGCTACCCAACTGGCCTTCGACATCGTGGAACCGGCGGCGGGCATCGTCGCGTTCGACTTCCGCTTCGAGTGA
- the prmA gene encoding 50S ribosomal protein L11 methyltransferase: MPYLQLSLPCTEDQQPRVEHALEDVGALAVTLQDAHLDAVDEQAIFEPGVGEIPLWHEMTLTALFDADTDALMLLAALEAFDPGLDWTQARFEKIEDQDWERAWLDQFQPMRFGARTWIVPWNHELPEDANAADAAIVRLDPGLAFGSGTHPTTALCLQWLDTLATQGELQGREVLDFGCGSGILALAALKLGAARAVGVDNDPQALIATADNAQRNGTGIDVYMPQDEPVRTYPVVVANILAIALDALAETLAARVAPGGRIAMSGILAGQESELLERYAPWFDDLRTTQREDWIRIEGRRK; encoded by the coding sequence ATGCCCTACCTGCAACTGAGCCTGCCCTGCACCGAAGACCAGCAGCCGCGCGTCGAGCACGCATTGGAAGACGTGGGCGCGCTGGCAGTGACTCTGCAGGACGCGCATCTGGACGCGGTGGACGAACAGGCGATCTTCGAACCCGGCGTCGGCGAAATCCCCCTCTGGCACGAAATGACACTGACGGCATTGTTCGATGCCGACACCGATGCACTGATGCTGCTGGCCGCGCTGGAAGCCTTCGATCCTGGACTCGACTGGACGCAGGCACGCTTCGAGAAGATCGAAGATCAGGATTGGGAACGCGCCTGGCTGGACCAGTTCCAGCCGATGCGCTTCGGTGCACGCACCTGGATCGTGCCGTGGAACCATGAACTGCCCGAGGACGCGAACGCAGCGGATGCCGCGATCGTGCGCCTGGATCCCGGCCTGGCCTTCGGCTCCGGCACCCATCCGACCACCGCGCTGTGCCTGCAATGGCTGGACACGCTTGCGACACAAGGCGAGCTGCAAGGCCGCGAGGTGCTCGACTTCGGCTGCGGCAGCGGCATCCTCGCGCTGGCCGCGCTGAAGCTTGGCGCGGCGCGTGCGGTCGGCGTCGACAACGATCCGCAGGCGCTGATCGCCACCGCCGACAACGCGCAGCGCAATGGCACCGGCATCGACGTGTACATGCCGCAGGACGAACCGGTACGCACGTACCCGGTGGTGGTGGCCAACATCCTCGCCATCGCGCTGGATGCGTTGGCGGAAACGCTGGCCGCGCGCGTTGCACCGGGTGGGCGCATCGCGATGTCCGGCATCCTTGCCGGCCAGGAAAGCGAGCTACTGGAACGCTATGCGCCATGGTTCGACGACCTGCGCACGACGCAACGGGAAGACTGGATCCGCATCGAAGGCAGGCGCAAGTGA